The Actinomycetota bacterium nucleotide sequence CACGATCGTTTCAGGGCAGCCCCTTCCCGACCGACTAGAAGGGATGGTTTCCGCCCATGTACTTGAAGCAAGAACATTCCTTGTTGTCATAGACAAGGTAACGGTAGGCGGCGAGCCCCTGATGATCACCGGGGCCAAATCGCGTCGCGAAACCGGCTGCCGACGGCAGCGAGGTGCCGAGGCTCTCAGCGGCAGTCCGGATCCCGGCCGGAGTCATGCCGAAATCGACCGCGGCTCGATCCAGGACCCTCTTGAGGAAGAAGATCGTTTCGCACTTGGGATTGCGGCCGGCGCCGGGGGGAGCACCACCCTGCTGGAGGGCCTGTTTGCACAGCGCCGCACGGGCGCTGTCGCCTGGGTCTTGCTCCGGTGCGACGTCGTAGTAAGGCTGCCATCCGATTCCAACGGCTCCAGCGAGCTGGGCGGGCGTCGCGACGCCTTGGATCGAGTAGGGGTACTGGAAGCTGTTCACGCCAAGCCGCGGATAGAAGCCTTGGGTCCGGGCCTGAGGGAAGAAGAAGAGCGAGATCTCCGACATGGTTTCAAAGACCAGAAGCCGATCGATTGCTGGAGGGCCCTTGAACCGCAAGATTGCGCTCGCGATCTGCTGGTTCAGCTGCCCGTATCCCGCGACGCTGGGCGGCGTGGTGATGATGGCCTCTCCGTTCGGAGCGAGCTTGAGACCATGAGCGGCCAGACGCGGCTTGATGATGTTCTCGGTCACGCGGTCATACGGTCCGGCGTCGAATCGCAAGAGCCCGATCCTCGAGCTGTTCGAGAAGAACCCCTGGTTCCACAAGCCATCGATCCACGCCGGCACCCAGTCCTCCGGCGCCGCGCGCTGCGGCTGATACCACAGAGGCAGGACCTTCTTCCGTTCCACCGCGTCCCACGTCCAGTGTGCCGGGTCGATCACCGGCAAGCCCTTGCTCGCTATGCAATTGGAACCGAAAGGCCGACCGGCTTCTCCCTCGCTGACGGCCATTATTAGGTCCTGGTCCTCGGTGAAATAGGTGCACGCGGCCTGCGCTTGCGCGGCCCAGTTGCTGGATGTCACGTCGGTCCGGTAGACCTTCGGGACGAGCTTGCGGCCGCCCATGCCCCCGTTGCTGTTCACCCATTTTACGAGGGCATTGAGTTCGGTGTCGTCATCCCCAGTCCCGCATTGGCCGGACGCCCCGAGCGTCTGGCACGCGTTTCCCTTGACGAGGAACCAGAAGCCGATCCGGACCTCCTTTTCGTTGTACCCCTTGCCCTTGAGAGGGAATTTCGTCGACGGCTGGACGCCGCCTGGGCCGAGCGATTTGGGCCCGGGTTTGGCTGACCCCCCGCCGGGCGTCTTAGAAAGCCCCGAGGGACCAACCGTCGGCGTACCGCTGTCGGTCGGGCTGACGCCTGGGGATGGCGAACCGTCGGGGCTCGTAGCCTGCCGTGTGGTAGACGAGCAGGCGGTCACAGTCAAAATGGTAATGGCCAGGTAGGTGAAGAAGTGACGGACGCGTGTGGAAGGTCGGTTCATGGTCCCTACCCTCTCTCTTCCGAGCCTTGACAAAAAGAGGATCCTTAATTAAGGTCGCAGAATTCATGCAGCTTGTCAATAAGGACCTGTTTCGCGATGCAAGCAAAAATCGGTCCCTCCAACACCGCGATTCGGACGAAAAATGAGCGGCAGGAATGCAGCGTCCGCGTGGGACCTAGCTCGAAGGGGGTGTGACATGAGGAAAGTACTCACGCTCGTTCTACTAGCTGTTGTGTTATCGGCCATGTCGCTCGTTGGGAGCGCTCACGGCCCGACCCAGATCCAAAAGAACGGGAATTTCCACTGCCACGGATACGGAGGGACAACTAACGCGACGTGGGTAATGGTGCGGAAGCAACCGTACGGGATCCGGTTCAACGCGCTCAACCCGGCGAGTGTGAGACTGATCACTCCGCAGAAGCCGCCGACAACAACGGAGAAAACTGCGGCTGCTTGCATCACCATCGGTTAGTCTTGTAAGGCGCGCTCAGCGCAAAGGGGGACTGGGAGACCGGTCCCCCTTTGACTTCACCGAGGAATTGCCTGGACGCGTCCCGGCACCGCCTGGGCTAGTGGGCCGGCCCCTACCCCCGAAAGAGAAGTCGCGTGGCCACCGCCATGAGCAACAGGGCGAAGAGCACCGCGGAGACCGTGGGGTTCAAGTGCGCAGCAAGCTGCGACCCCCCTAGCGTGGAGGCCACGCCGAGCATGCCGGCCACTCCCGCGATGGGAAGGTCAGCGTTCTGGCGCGCGATGTTTCGTACCGACCCGACGACGGCGGTCGGAATGATGACAAGGAGCGACGTACCCTTGGCGACTACGTCCGGCGTCGAGAAGAGCACAATCATCGCGGGGACGATCACGATGCCGCCGCCCACCCCGAGGAGGCCTGCGAGCGAGCCGGCGATGAACCCGACGGCGACGAGCCCCGCGGCCACCGCTACATCGATCGGCGCCCGCCCAGTAGCCTTCGGCACATCGACGAGGAGCCGTACCGCGGCGAGCACGAGGAAGCCAGCGAACGCGTAGCGCAGCGTGCGCTGCCCCAATCGGTGGAGGGCGCTCGTCCCCACGAGAGCCCCTGCCGCTGCCCCCGGCGCCAGCAGAGCGGCCGACGCCCAGTCGACGGAGCCGTGGATCGAATAGGCGATGACACCGGCGGCCGCGATCGGCACGACCGCCGCCAGAGACGTACCGTGCGCGCGCCGCTGCTCCATCCGCATGAACAGGACGAGTCCCGGAACGATCAGGATTCCGCCGCCGACGCCGAAGAGACCGGACAAGAAACCGGCCAGCAGTCCGATGCCGGCTGCCGCTCGCACCCGATGTGTCGTCGCGACCGGTTGCGCCATCGCGGTCAGTCGCGGAGTCTGACCGTCGCGTCGAGCTCGACGCTTGCGCCACCCGGCAGGGCTGCGACTCCGACCGTCGTGCGCGCCGATCGCCTTTCGTCGCCAAAGATCTCAACGAGCAGGTTCGACGCACCGTCGAGCACCGTCGGAAGCTCCGTGAATTCAGAGGCGGCCCGGACGTAGCCCGTGACCTTGAGGAACCGCTCGATCCGGTTGAGGTCGCCGAGCACACTACGGAGCTGGGCCAGCGTGCTGAGCATGGCTCCGCGGGCCGAGGCTCGTGCCTCCTCGACCGAGAGGTCGCTGCCGACACAGCCGGGGTAAGCCGTCCGGATCGGCGGCCCGGCCACGGCCACGATCCCCGACGTGTAGGCGACGCCCGCGTCGACGACGACGGGGGCATAAAGTCCGCCTGTCGGTAGCGGGCCTGGCACCTCTACCCCGAGCTCGGCGATGCGTTTCTCCCAGTCGCTCATGTCTTCATCTCCCTCCAAGCCACTCGTCGAGCACCTCCTGGGTGTGCGCGCCGAGTGCCGGGGCTGCCCTCGAGTCGTCGCCGGGCCGCTCGCCTCGGTCGTGCCAGCGCAGCGGGTTCGCGACGAATGGCGCCTCGCCCTGGGCGCCCGATCGCACTAACCCGCGGGCGACCAGGTGAGGATTGTCGAGGACGTCGGCCAGCTCGAGCACCCGGCTTCCGGGAATGTCCCAATCGAGGAAATGCTTTTGCCACGCGTCTGCCGTCTGACTGAGGAAGATGTCTTCGAGTTCCGGTCGTAGGCTTCGATCGGCGCCGAAGTCCACATCGGTTCCGCTCCACCTGTCGAGGAGATCCTCGCGTCCCACGCCCGTGGAAAATCGCTCCCAGAACTTGCGCTCGATCGCGCAGAATAGGATCAGCTTGCCGTCGCTCGTTTCGTAGAGGTCATAGAGCGGCCGCGGCTCGCGGCGCTCCAGCGATTCGCCGGCTCCCAGGTGTGCGGCGACGGATAGTCGCTGGATCTCGAACGCCGCGTCCCAGCACGATGCGTCGACCCAGGCGCCCTCGCCGGTTGCCCGCGCGCGGAAGACGGCTGCTGTGATCCCGAGCGCGGCGTTCACGGCCCCCATCTCGACGCCGAGGGAGAATCCGTACGTGATGAAACGCTTCCGCGCCTCCCACTCCCCGAGCACGAGCGTTCCGGCCAGGGCATCCATGTTCATGCCGTGCGAAGCGAGCGGAGCCAGCGGACCGATTTGCCCGAACCCCGAGACGGAGCAGACCACGAGCACCGGATTCTCACGACGAAGAGCGGCGAAGTCGAGCCCGAGCTGGAGCCACCGCCCCGGCCGTGCCGACTCGACGATCACGTCGGCGGTCCGCGCGAGGGCATGGAAGGTTTTCAATGCCTCAGGCATTTTTAGATCGAGCGCGACGCTGCGCTTTCCCCTGTTGCAGAGCAGGTGGATGACTCCCTCGCCCCCGATCAGCGGGGGGATCGTTCGGAGGTAGTCGCCCCGGTTTGGTTCCTCGACCTTGACGACGTCCGCGCCGAGGTCGGCGAGTTTCACCGTCGTGAGCGCGCCCGGATAAAGGCGGGAGATGTCAAGGATGCGGATTCCTGCGAGCGGCGCGTACCCCATCAGTTGAGGTCGACGTGAACGTTCTTTACCCGCACGAACTCGAAGATGCCTTCTGCTCCGCCTTCGCGGCCGAAGCCGCTCTGCTTGACGCCTCCGAACGGAGCGTTGGGCGGCATGGGAGGGAAGCCGTTCACCCCGATCCAGCCCGCGTCGAGCGCGGCGGCGACGCGATGCGCGCGCTTGACGTCGGACGTCCAGACGTACCCGGCGAGGCCGTATCTGGTGCCGTTCGCAAGCGCCAGTGCCTCGTCCTCATCGCGGAAGCGAAGGATCGAAAGCACTGGACCGAAGACTTCCTCTTGCGCGAGACGGCTCGCGTTGTCGACTTCTCCGAAGACCGTCGGCGCGATGAAGAATCCGTCGGCGAGATCCTCGCTGAGCCGCCGCCCGCCGATAAGGAGCTTGCCCGACTTTTCGGCGACCGCCTGCGCGATGACCGCGAGGATGCGCAAGCAGGCGCTCTCGCTAATCACGGGTCCCATCTGCGTCGAGGGGTCGAAGGGAAGCCCGATCTTGAGCGCCCCCGCACGTGAGACCACCCGCTCCACGACATCGTCGTAGACGGTGTCGTGGACGAGCAGCCGCGTCGGCAGGTTACAGCCCTGGCCGGCGACGTTGACTATCCCGGTCTGGCACGCCATCGCCGCGGCCGCATCCAGGTCGGCGTCGGGGAACACGATGTTCGCCGATTTCCCCCCC carries:
- a CDS encoding sulfite exporter TauE/SafE family protein, with the protein product MAQPVATTHRVRAAAGIGLLAGFLSGLFGVGGGILIVPGLVLFMRMEQRRAHGTSLAAVVPIAAAGVIAYSIHGSVDWASAALLAPGAAAGALVGTSALHRLGQRTLRYAFAGFLVLAAVRLLVDVPKATGRAPIDVAVAAGLVAVGFIAGSLAGLLGVGGGIVIVPAMIVLFSTPDVVAKGTSLLVIIPTAVVGSVRNIARQNADLPIAGVAGMLGVASTLGGSQLAAHLNPTVSAVLFALLLMAVATRLLFRG
- a CDS encoding CoA transferase — protein: MGYAPLAGIRILDISRLYPGALTTVKLADLGADVVKVEEPNRGDYLRTIPPLIGGEGVIHLLCNRGKRSVALDLKMPEALKTFHALARTADVIVESARPGRWLQLGLDFAALRRENPVLVVCSVSGFGQIGPLAPLASHGMNMDALAGTLVLGEWEARKRFITYGFSLGVEMGAVNAALGITAAVFRARATGEGAWVDASCWDAAFEIQRLSVAAHLGAGESLERREPRPLYDLYETSDGKLILFCAIERKFWERFSTGVGREDLLDRWSGTDVDFGADRSLRPELEDIFLSQTADAWQKHFLDWDIPGSRVLELADVLDNPHLVARGLVRSGAQGEAPFVANPLRWHDRGERPGDDSRAAPALGAHTQEVLDEWLGGR
- a CDS encoding RidA family protein gives rise to the protein MSDWEKRIAELGVEVPGPLPTGGLYAPVVVDAGVAYTSGIVAVAGPPIRTAYPGCVGSDLSVEEARASARGAMLSTLAQLRSVLGDLNRIERFLKVTGYVRAASEFTELPTVLDGASNLLVEIFGDERRSARTTVGVAALPGGASVELDATVRLRD